Within the Achromobacter spanius genome, the region GGAACGTGAACTCCACTTCACAGTCCATGGCCGCGCAGGTATGGCGCGTGATCTCTTCCATACGGCGTTCGATCAGGTCCAGCACGTCCAGCGTGAAGGTGCGCACGGTGCCGCGCAGTTCCGCGTGGTTGGGCACCACGTTGTCGGCGCTGCCCGCGTGGATCTGGGTAATGCTGAGCACCGCGGCATCCAGCGGATTGCGGTTGCGCGTGATGATGGTCTGCAGCGATTGCGCCAACTGCACAGCCGCCATGACGGGGTCGATGCCCAGGTTGGGCATGCCCGCGTGTGTGCCCTTGCCTTTGACGACGATCGAAAATTCGTTGCTGGACGCCATGATGGGGCCGGGGGTCAGGCCGAACTGGCCGGGCTTCATGCCGGGCCAGTTGTGCATGCCGAACACGGCTTCCATCGGAAAACGCTTGAACAGGCCGTCGTCGATCATGCGCTTGGCGCCGCCGCCGCCTTCTTCGGCCGGCTGGAAAATCACATACACCGTACCCGCGTAATCGCGATGCTGCGCCAGGTATTGCGCCGCGGCCAGCAGCATGGCCGTGTGGCCGTCGTGGCCGCAGGCGTGCATCTTGCCTTCGTTCTTGCTGGCGTGCGCGAAGCTGTTGACCTCTTGCATGGGCAGCGCGTCCATGTCGGCGCGCAGGCCCACCGCGCGATCACCGGGCAGCTTGCCGCGAATGATGCCGACCACGCCCGTGCCACCCAGGCCGCGATCAATCTCGATGCCCCATTCTTCAAGCTTGGCCGCCACGACGTCGGCGGTGCGGAATTCTTCGAAGGCCAATTCAGGGTGCGCGTGGATGTCGCGGCGGATCTTCGAAATATCCTGGTGCCAGGCGACGATGGGTTCGAGCAGTTTCATGGGGGAATTGGGGCGGAAAAAGGGAACGCAACAAGGTTATCATCATTCAAAAATCTATTTAATGGAGACAAACACCATGACGCGACCGTGGCTTGCTCACTATCCGCAGGGGGTGCCGGCAGAGATCTCCACCGAGGGCTATTCCTCGCTGGCCGACCTGTTGGATCGGGCCTGCAAGCAGTACGCCACCCGCATCGCCTGCACGGCGATGGGCAGCGATATCACCTATGCGCAACTGGATCGCCATGCGCGGGCGTTTTCCGGATGGCTGCAAAGCCTGGGCCTGGAGAAGGGCGCACGGGTTGCGCTGATGATGCCCAATGTGCCGGCCTATCTGGTGGGCATGCTGGGCACCTTGCGCGCCGGTCTGGTCGTCGTGAATGTGAACCCGCTGTACACGGCGGATGAACTTGAACGCCAATTGCAGGACAGCGGCGCATCCGTCATCCTGATCCTCGAAAATTTTGCGCACACCTTGCAGGCGGTGAAGAACCGCGGCCAGCTCAAGCATGTCGTTGTGACCGCGCCGGGCGATCTGCTGGGCGGCCTGAAGGCGCCGCTGGTCAACTTCGTGGCGCGTCATATCAAGAAGATTGTTCCTGCCTGGAGCATCGACGGCGCGCAACCGTTGCCCAAAGTTCTGGCGGCGGGCGCGAACTTGCCGTTCACGCCACCCACGCTGACGATGGACGATATCGCGGTGCTGCAGTACACGGGCGGCACCACCGGCGTGCCCAAGGGCGCGATGCTGTCGCATCGGAACCTGACCGCCAATGTGTTGCAGACCGAAGCCGTGGCGCAGCCCGTGGTGCATGACTTGTCAAATACCCAACTTACGATCATCAGCGCGCTGCCGCTGTACCACGTGTTCGCAATGACCGTCTGCGGCTTGTATGGCATGCATGCGGGCATGCGCAACGTGCTGATCATCAACCCGCGTGATCAGCCCTCGCTGATCAGTGCGTGGCGCAAGGTCCCCATCAATCTGTTTCCCGGCGTCAACACCTTGTTCAATGCGCTGGCGCACAACGCGGATTTCGCCAAGCTGGATTTTTCGGCGCTGCGCCTGACCTTGGGTGGCGGCATGGCGGTGCAG harbors:
- a CDS encoding M20 aminoacylase family protein, which encodes MKLLEPIVAWHQDISKIRRDIHAHPELAFEEFRTADVVAAKLEEWGIEIDRGLGGTGVVGIIRGKLPGDRAVGLRADMDALPMQEVNSFAHASKNEGKMHACGHDGHTAMLLAAAQYLAQHRDYAGTVYVIFQPAEEGGGGAKRMIDDGLFKRFPMEAVFGMHNWPGMKPGQFGLTPGPIMASSNEFSIVVKGKGTHAGMPNLGIDPVMAAVQLAQSLQTIITRNRNPLDAAVLSITQIHAGSADNVVPNHAELRGTVRTFTLDVLDLIERRMEEITRHTCAAMDCEVEFTFQRNYPPTINHAEEAAFCADVLRDIVGDANVNDHVQPTMGAEDFAFMLQELPGCYVWIGNGTGDHRDSGHGLGPCMLHNGSYDFNDELLPLGGTYWVQLALKRLAKA
- a CDS encoding AMP-binding protein — translated: MTRPWLAHYPQGVPAEISTEGYSSLADLLDRACKQYATRIACTAMGSDITYAQLDRHARAFSGWLQSLGLEKGARVALMMPNVPAYLVGMLGTLRAGLVVVNVNPLYTADELERQLQDSGASVILILENFAHTLQAVKNRGQLKHVVVTAPGDLLGGLKAPLVNFVARHIKKIVPAWSIDGAQPLPKVLAAGANLPFTPPTLTMDDIAVLQYTGGTTGVPKGAMLSHRNLTANVLQTEAVAQPVVHDLSNTQLTIISALPLYHVFAMTVCGLYGMHAGMRNVLIINPRDQPSLISAWRKVPINLFPGVNTLFNALAHNADFAKLDFSALRLTLGGGMAVQQSVAERWLKITGRPLIEGYGLSETSPVATVNPTNATAYSGSIGLPLPSTDVAILDDAGHEVPLGERGEVGIRGPQVMLGYWQKPDETRQSMTADGFFRTGDIGIMDDKGYTRIVDRKKDMIAVSGFKVYPNEVEAVVAQMPGVLECAAIGVPDEHSGEAVKVFVVKSDASLTEAQVQDWCREKLTGYKRPRFVEFRDELPKSNVGKILRRELRPDAPAKAS